A part of Neoarius graeffei isolate fNeoGra1 chromosome 8, fNeoGra1.pri, whole genome shotgun sequence genomic DNA contains:
- the cplx2b gene encoding complexin-2 translates to MDFVMKQALGGATKDMGKMLGGEEEKDPDAQKKEEERQEALRQQEEERKAKHARMEAEREKVRQSIRDKYGLKKKEEKEAEEKAAMEQACEGSLTRPKKAIPAGCGDDDDDDEESILDTVLKFLPGPLQDMFKK, encoded by the exons GGGCCACCAAAGACATGGGGAAAATGTTAGGTGGAGAGGAAGAAAAAGACCCAGATGCCCAGAAGAAAGAAGAGGAGAGGCAGGAGGCACTGCGGCAACAAGAGGAGGAGAGGAAGGCTAAGCATGCTCGCATGGAGGCGGAGAGAGAGAAGGTCAGACAGAGCATCAGAGATAAG TATGGactgaagaagaaggaggagaaggaggcTGAGGAGAAAGCAGCCATGGAGCAGGCTTGTGAAGGCTCACTAACTCGCCCGAAAAAGGCCATTCCTGCAGGGTGCGGGGACGACGACGACGATGACGAGGAGAGCATTTTGGACACCGTCCTGAAATTCTTGCCCGGACCGCTTCAGGACATGTTTAAAAAGTAA